The following proteins are co-located in the Schistocerca nitens isolate TAMUIC-IGC-003100 chromosome 2, iqSchNite1.1, whole genome shotgun sequence genome:
- the LOC126235146 gene encoding uncharacterized protein LOC126235146, which yields MLAELLKGTKSLEKGLQETRESLKEDLQETREEGRISRELLEKGLRESLEKGLQETNTSLEKSSQETRESLKEDLQEIKTSQLKMEYNLKKEMQKLQERLKMDIDERERKLQKSIDQVQGDVEKMEGKLAKKIEDDIEETKAELGERINEVETNCNHRIAEVTQMQKQCNEAVKGIGDRQNQLAVNLRNATALQREEDNKRVEMEVKQLQQGVQQLESKTEEIDKRISNATLAIGGGKVVTLMSSDNRCIQSNTGQKFRPKGGLHPMIFMKWLKGVFPAHLKDSDKIQFAIDRMEGEAFTWGVRKKEGTTSYDQFEEEFLKKYWSKSHQCAAIEDLLHRKSLSTWRGTLREFAEHLWELNETLEQPLSDDVMISAIKRRMSQRMQETVSGSLIEDREALMKILEQLESVRSQGHNQPNDQNRGGNNDPRNHFGNSSNYRGRRGGHRYRNHGGERQWRNDWRRSEEPRDHERRWDRRMNDTMHIEEVERPEN from the coding sequence ATGTTAGCAGAGCTGCTAAAGGGGACCAAATcgttagagaagggtttacaagaaacaagagaatcactaaaggaggATTTGcaagaaactagagaagagggaagaatatcccgagaattattagagaaaggtctcagagaatcactagagaagggtttacaagaaactaacacatcgttagagaagagttcacaagaaacaagagaatcactaaaggaagatttacaagagatcaaaacatcacaactgaagatggaatataatttgaagaaggaaatgcagaagttgcaagaacgactgaagatggacatcgacgagagagagaggaagctacagaagagcatagaccaagtccagggagacgtggagaagatggaaggaaagttagcaaaaaagatagaagacgatattgaagaaacaaaaGCCGAATTGggggaaagaatcaacgaagtggaaacaaactgcaatcatcgaatcgccgaggtgacgcagatgcagaaacaatgcaatgaggcggttaaggggataggagataggcaaaaccaactagctgtcaatctgagaaatgctacagccttgcaacgagaagaggataacaagagggttgaaatggaggtcaagcagttacaacagggagtgcagcaattggagagcaagacagaagaaattgataaacgaattagcaatgccaccttagccattgggggaggcaaggtcgttacattgatgagcagtgataatcggtgcatccaaagtaatacagggcagaaatttagaccgaaaggagggttgcacccaatgatatttatgaagtggctaaaaggagttttcccagcacatcttaaggactcagacaagattcaatttgcaatagatagaatggaaggtgaggccttcacttggggagtcaggaagaaggaagggactactagttatgaccagtttgaagaggaattcttgaagaaatactggtccaaaagccatcaatgtgcagcaattgaggacctactacaccgcaagtcacttagtacatggagaggaacgttgagagagtttgccgaacatttgtgggaattgaacgagaccttggaacaacccctgagtgatgacgtaatgatatcagcgataaaaagaagaatgagccagagaatgcaagaaactgtatccgggagcctaattgaagatagggaggccttgatgaaaatactggaacagttggaatctgttcgatcacagggacacaatcaacctaatgatcaaaaccgagggggaaatAATGACCCAagaaatcattttggtaattcgtctaattatagaggaagacgtggtggtcataggtacaggaaccatggtggtgaacgtcaatggagaaatgattggagaagaagtgaagaaccaagagatcatgagagaagatgggataggcgaatgaatgacacaatgcatatagaagaggtggagagaccggaaaactga